A genomic segment from Glycine soja cultivar W05 chromosome 20, ASM419377v2, whole genome shotgun sequence encodes:
- the LOC114401390 gene encoding GATA transcription factor 1-like yields MEAIGSVDDLLDFSLDIGEKDDDDDKPRKACPSLNSKCGDPSLFNPLVQVDPNHSFSEFAEEELEWLSNKDAFPSVETFVDLSSIQPGTTKNQKTVLECSTGSSNSNNSTNSISLLNSCDRLKVPVRARSKSRSRRRPGLAENSTQQVWWRQPSNETSKADEGMKISPIGRKCQHCGAEKTPQWRAGPLGPKTLCNACGVRFKSGRLVPEYRPASSPSFRSDLHSNSHRKIVEMRKQKQMGMG; encoded by the exons ATGGAAGCCATTGGTTCTGTGGATGACCTCTTGGATTTTTCATTAGACATAGGTGAGAAAGATGATGATGACGACAAACCTAGGAAAGCCTGTCCTTCACTTAACTCAAAATGCGGAGATCCATCATTGTTTAACCCATTGGTCCAGGTTGATCCAAACCATTCATTTTCT GAGTTTGCAGAAGAGGAGCTTGAATGGCTATCCAACAAAGATGCATTTCCTTCTGTTGAAACGTTTGTTGACCTATCATCTATTCAACCTGGCACAACCAAGAACCAGAAAACAGTACTTGAGTGCAGCACAGGCAGTAGCAACAGTAATAACAGCACTAACAGTATTTCCCTCCTAAACAGCTGTGATCGCCTTAAGGTCCCAGTCCGTGCACGGAGCAAGAGTCGCAGTAGGCGTCGCCCTGGCCTTGCTGAGAATTCTACACAGCAAGTCTGGTGGAGACAACCAAGTAATGAAACTTCCAAAGCAGACGAAGGGATGAAAATCTCACCCATTGGGAGAAAATGTCAGCACTGTGGAGCTGAAAAAACTCCACAATGGCGGGCAGGTCCCCTTGGGCCAAAAACACTTTGTAATGCATGTGGGGTTAGGTTTAAGTCTGGGCGGCTCGTGCCTGAGTACCGTCCTGCAAGTAGCCCAAGTTTTCGTAGTGATTTGCATTCTAATTCCCACAGGAAGATAGTAGAGATGAGGAAGCAGAAGCAAATGGGAATGGGATAA